AGGATTTGACATGTAAACCTAATCAGgttaaaatcatattttaatgCCAGGTGTAAATGGAGTCATAGATTAAGTATTTCTGTCAAGGGAACTTGTGCAATTTGGCCTCTCATAATAGGCATGGTCTGCTTTCTAATTCATTAACTCACTTCATATCAAATGATTTCCTCTGCTTTTGTCTCACAGTAGAGCTCTGCTTTAATAACATCTTATTTGTAATGCTTTGGAGTCTGCAAACACCACTACTGCCTCTGCTGATTTTTGGTGCCTATACCCCCTTATGAATTTGTGACACTCATTAGACAAGCAATTTAAAACACAGGGAAAAAGGATGAGATATAGGATGAAAATGCTAAAATGTTCTTTTAGTTGAATCTTGACACATGGACATTCTGGTTATGACCACAATCACATGTCAGAAGTTACACTGGTAAATACTTTACTAGTGACTGATCTTATGCTAGCCTTGGTCCTTTGTTTCACTTCCCAAAATAATAGGTGGACCAGTCTTTATCCTACCAGTGAATAAGAAACTACTCCTGTCCAATAGTTAATCAGCACAACTCCTCCAGCATCTGTGACCAGCCGAAGTGAAGTTCTCCCCTTCCTCCTAGACCCTTCACCAATCATTAGTCCCCATGTGTCAGTGCAGTATCATAGTTCGTCCTCTTGATACGGCCTCATTCTTcacttttaaagacatttaGATGATGTTGCTCCTGTAATTTTACGCTAATAGCATCACTAATATTTGGTAGCACAGTCATAGTCATAGTCTCACAGTGTAGCAgatcattttctttgttttactaATATTTAAATAAGATTTATTTGTAGTTACATTCTTCAAAGGACATGTTCTTCCAGTTCCACAGTGCTCCAGACATGTATAGGATCCAAATCACCACTTCCTGTGATTCAGTGCAGTATGAGGATGTATACTGGGCCGCTGGTTGGTGCAGCTATGCAGCCACATGGCCAATCAGATATATATTGTCATAGAGGTGGCCAACAAAGTCATCTGAGACATTATGTGCTGCTCGGCGAGTGTTCCTGATAAACTCCCTCTTcgacattttgtttttgacatGGGGGCTGGTCAGGTCGATGGACAGCAGGATCAGACTGTAGCACAGTACGTAGACAGCATCTGCAGAGAGATGACAGGATATGGTGATTTAATGTCATTGTTTCccaaaagcttttaaaaatcCTAAGCTGAATTTGGCACTTAGGAGAACAAGTAAAGAGTCTAATGTGAGCGGGGATGTTAACACTACAGGACAATGCTTAGAATCTCTAACCTCTAAAGGCCGgggcatgcttctgcgtttcaGGGACAcgcaagcgcaagagcccttccgggccccttacgtgcttacgtatcccttcttgcgtgcttgcgtgtgtcgcccaatttttctaactatacggcaaagctacgcaagcctcacgaagcccgcaaggctgtgattggtctgctaactacatcctttccggagtcccATTcaggtttcatgccccataataccggcagaaaccacggaagatttagaagaacgaatatggaccaaatagaagagcgtttggcagaagagatccgaaagtatgCCCACTTGTATAATGGAAGAtatgggacaaatttgtccgccagaaaaaggctatgaggagcagcagtggcgatgtaaataaacagtcgacgacaactgccacacacaaagaaggcgtctctaaggtcttcgacaaaaaacgttactccgcctagtgttctggcggtgaactgctttgcaacacgcgcaacccttggagaaccataaattaaaaccCGTCTGTCGACACAACTCCGTGAAAAGccgcagttgcagaagcatgcgccggcctttaatCCTCTTTGAACCAAAATATTTCTGAAAAAGAACCActgtaaagagagaaaaaggtcAGTAAAGAAAACATTAGCACTCTCTGAATAGGACTTATCTTATGTGGAATGTAAACCTAAAATatgataaacaaacagacaagttTGTATAGTGCTACTATGGAGAGGCAGAGTAACAGTAAAATTATCTGCCTTTGGAAAGCAGCTATCCATACATCTGTAGCCATGGGCCTGGAACAATTACTCTAATCCTACTGGTGCTATTAATCCTAGAAGTAGGTTCTAGGACTGAAGAGCAACAGAGTTAGAGATTGTTTCTTTATGGTCTGCTGACACTGGCAAAGCCCTCAGTTGATAAATGGATGGTCCATTGACAATACTGAAGCCCAGGATTACGTGGGAAATAAAACCTTGATGGTTTCCCCCATTCTGTGGTTGGGAAATGGATTTGAAGTGTGGCAACTTTAAAACCCTTCTACTGTCACATCACCTACTGGTCTTCAAGCTGCAGGGTTTACGAATGGTGATTACTGGTTAAGGTCAGGATGAATTGCATATATATTTTCGAAAGAGGACATGATCCCCTAAAAGAAGCATCACCAACCAGCCAAACTTTCAAAGATTACACCAGATTTATTCAAATCTAACCACACTGTCTTAAAAttgactgaatgtgtgtgttgtccagaAGATAAAGACTCTTTTATTTTAGACAAAACATCAACAGTATTCCTCTAGCACAGCCTTCAGGTCAAACTGTCACTTTATACAAATTGTGCCCAGAGTTGTAAACTATAGGATGATTTTAGCTTATTGCATATATATCTTGTTTCTTCATGTATTTTGGCTGATGAGAAGCAAGAAATTGTGGGATAGGAATGTGAAAGTTACACACTGTGTCGCTTTTCCTATAATCATGCATATTAAGTGTTGATACAGCCTATCATAGAGCTGTTCATTGACGTTCTGGTTGTCACATAACATCTCTACAGTGAAATAAGATGGACTGTCTCCCAGATGTTGTCTAAAATGTGCAATTTTGCCATTTCCAtataaggaaagaaaaaggtAAATTTTTCCTTGTTCAGGCGTTTCACTGTGGACAAAGGCCTCTACAATACCAGCCTAGAAACAAAAATGTGCATACAAataattttcaaactaaaattacCGCCCTGTAGTTTTATTGCAGGTCTGAGAAGCATAAATGTTTTCTGAGACTCATAAGAggtgaccactgaaatctagtCTTTGAGTCCAAAGCTGCATTCAGACATGAAACGAACTCCGGAAatccttcagaaaaaaaacaaaaaaacatctcaggatgaaaaaggtGTGTCATAGAAGAAGATGTCAATAGAGCTTTTGGTAATAAGGACCAACActgttgttgatgtgctgttaACAACTATacatgatctctgcagtggaattaATAAGTTAAGTCCTGCTTCTCACCGGAGTgctccagagatttctgtgttgttgttaacGCATCAGAGTGGAGAATCGCCTGCTGCGTtgatcatgtgtgaaaggcaacctCTGGATAGAGATTGCAGACATCctcctgagttcatgtctgaagacGGCTCTACCGACAACTAGCCaatatttttaatgaaattccctcaaggcagacttgagatatcaagTTTAAGAGGCCACCTATGCCTGTGagatcactgtgaccttgacctttgaccactcaaatctaatcagtttgtttgtgagtCTAAGTATACATTTGTGCCAACTTTGACGAGATTCTCTAGAGGCTTTCTTATAATAAAGCATTTTTTCCCCGTGTGAATGTGGATTATGTTCCTGTATCTCTGTCCATTCATGTGTAGGGTTGGTCTCTTCCTATTTTCTATGTAAATCATGCACTTCAGTTTCAAATATTCTCAGTTCGTGTCATCATGGTGGGGAGGTTGCTATGGCGAATAATTTTGTTGACACCTCAAAGTTGCTCACAACAAGCCGGATCGTATTCTTCGATTATATTTACAATCCACCTAAAATCTTGTCATCCTGATTTCCCTCTTTTTTACCTCAGTTATTCATGTTTTAGTTTGTTCTTAGCCAAGTCAACCATCTAAGGAGAAAGTCAGATCTTTTAAGAACTTTCTCAATATTTCATCAAAAGGTAGATAGTTAGACCTATTGGATAAGTGCTTCGTTATGCTCACAACAACTACAAAAATGTGTACTAAtattcagtgtgttttcaggaCTGTATGTACTGTGTGATATACTAACCAGGGCTGAGGCCCAGTTCTCGGATAAGAACTGGATTACAGGTACAAAATCTGTGGCTGAACTTCGTGATGAGGGTTTCCAGatattctcctctttcctctggtgCATGGATGTGTCTGAAGAAATCCCGGAGAGCATTGGGGAGGAACTGGTTACTGAAATTATGGAGGGTCACCAACTCGTCCAGGACATCCCGCctgcacatacacagacacacaaattaattcccaatggaaaaataaaggcaacaatttttatattttgtttagaAAAGGGCACcaataaatgtatctttaatGTCAtggcagaaacacaaaaaaactacttaTTATAACAGGTGGGGTCTAATGGTGAGGCCCCTGGTCTGGGTGTGCATGTTTTAACCTCTCATCCAGATAAACTCTTAGCATCTTCCAGTTGAGCCGTCTGGTGTAGAAGATGAACTTAGCCAGCTCGGTTGGATGGTCACGTAGAATACCTTTAGACATAAAATAACTGATACCCTACACACCACAAACCACAGAACACACCACAaaccacagaacacacacacacacacacacacacacacacacacacacacacacacacacacacacacacacacacacacacacacacacacacacacacacacacacacacacacacacacacacacacacacaattaatatGATATGATTAAACCCTATCATGattgttacacacacaaacactcaagcATATATTACCTCCTCCGGGTTGGCATTGAATGTAAGGCTGCCTTCATCTAGTTGTAGGTATAGTCTTCTGTATGAGTAACCACCAGGTAGTCTTCTGTTGTATATGGAGCAGTGCCCCCACGTGGACTTACAAAGTCTAATGGATGAACACATGCATTATGGAACAGatgaaagtaaaaagtaaacgATAGAGCTTTATTGTACACATTTGCGAAAATGTAGTTTGTCTGGAGAGTTCTGAGAAAACTGACAAGGACAGTAGCTGTCAGAAACAATTGTATGGTAAGCACATAGCTAAaacatgtcatttgttttcaatGCCTTGAACTTTGTCCCTTCTAAGTCTAAGTGTCTTTCAGCATTCATTTAGAATGACAGATCATAGAAGATCATGCAAACAACTGTTGTCACTGCTGAGAATTGGACTTAATCACTACATCATAACTTTAATCCCCAAAAAAGATGACAGAAACTAGAGATGATGCTCCTTACCCCTGCCATAGATACTCGTCCTTTCCCAGGCCCTGCCACACACAGCCAGCCAGGCACAGATCAGTAGCATTCAAGTATGACAGTATGGTGACTCCTAATTCAGGTGGCAGCATCTCCAAATCTCTAAAACCACGTTGCTCATGAGCTGTGGAACCCCAAAAAAGAGGAGACAAATagacaaaaacagacatttagattttgtttttcataatgtATATTGTTATTTCAAcaatgtttacccctgagactcctaaagtgttttgtggactgaaacacttcacccacccctccatctgcatagtggtgagtagattaTAAGTAAATTCAAATTGTGCTGGCCTGCACTCTAACAATACACTCAACCAGTTCTGAAtggattattttgtgtttaattgATCCGTTCTAGAATTTCTGTGTttccagaaacacaaataattgAATTGTGGTATTAAGTAGTGGCACTAacacctcacagcaagaaggttcccggtTCGTCTTTCTGTATGGAGTCTTTATGTTCTTCTCGTGTTTGCCAAGTAATCTGGCTTCttctcaaagtccctcagattGAGGTTAGGTttattggagactctaaattgactgtcAGTGTGAATGCCAGAGTGAttgattgtgtgtctctgtatgttcaCCCTATGATGGACTGGCGACCTGTTTGggtgcccaatgtcagctgggattggcttattaaaaataaaaataataatgatgttaGATTAATGTACATTTAGACAAACTTGATAATTCAAGAGAGTGGAGTGCAGATACAGACAGTAGCTATGTCCTTAGCGTACATTTGTGTGCTCATACCTCCCCTGCATGTCCTCAGCAGATGGTAGATGTCAGGGCCATAACAGTGCGGAGGAGCTCTCCTCTGGGGACCTCCATCCTCTccttaaaagaaaaatctgaataaTAATTTTCTTGTTATCCCAGCTAACAATTTGGCTACTGACTTGGCCGTCCTCAAAACCTGGTTATTAACCTGAGTATTAAAAAAACTGGCTCAGTTCACAAGTCCAGCCACGACAATTCATGGCGAGGCAGAGTTATTAAAATGCAACATCATCAGAACCATGAGTAAAGTATTTAATATGACGTGAGAAGAAACTCCAATAACTGCTAGAAATTTAAAATACAGCAAAAGATAAAAGTGACATTCATCAAGATGACATGTTAACAATAtaacaaaactacaaaagaaaagtaacACATGTCTGTGCACTCAAGCAAGTGGATTAAACAGGAGATGCTGCAGTGACCAGTTGAAGAGACTTTAACTTAATTTAATGAATATGCTTGCTTGTTTTTGGGGTATCAACTGATTAAATGGCTCTCTGCTTTTCACTGctaaaaaacatcatcatttcGGTCACCCTCTAACAtttctattaaaaaaatattgggAAAATAATTGTGGTCTCAATTCTAATAAGGAAAATTGTAGTTCTCATTTTTTTTCAGAATCCGTTAGCAGAGAATATTATCTATTTGATTAGTTGTTtggactagaaaagtgctatatactGTAAATGCAGTCAATTCAATTATTCTTTGTTTCTTATTATTGCTACAgtattgtgtatatatgtgtatatatatatattatgaatttaaaaattaattcCTAGACTTCTcaggaaccctaaccctattaaTAACTCATATAAGTAAGAAATAAAGAGCTCATGAAATGTAGCTAAATGTTATCCATGCATTGAAATCACAGAGATATCATCAGCATAACTTGTAATAGAAGTGGGTGTAAACGTCTTCTTATCAACACAACATTGATACATACAAATGTTTTCCATCTACATTGCCAAACCCCTAATATTGGAAATTAATGTAGGTTTTGACCTTTGCAGTGTTTCCCATAAAATATTTAGATTGTGGTGGCCCGACATATTCTTATTTGTCATGCCACAAACCATAATGAACCTTATAAAAAATTACACTTTTCCTATTTAATTTGAACTTCTCCCTCACTCTATCTTGCACACTTGCGCTATTGCTAAAGTTTCGACATCCTGGTAGACTGCGAGAACTAGTAGCAATATGAGACGAGTGGTATATAATACAATACATGCAAGATATTCTGTTTCATTCTGTGGTCTGTGTATCTGTCACTCCGGCCCTGTTGGGCTTTAGAACGAACTGGGTGCTTGTGCTGGTGCACCCACGCTACCACCATAGACTGAAtcaattctgtgggaaacactgctgTGGTATGTTGTTTCCAGCTGATTATGTTACTCTCCTTGTACTGCATTTTATAGTTGGTGCAAGACACTTGAACCAtgcattttttacattatttaaacTTTCTGTCCAAAAACATTACTTACATTGTTGACAGATAAAACATGAATCCTTTTTTAATTAGAATTGCCGTCCGGGGACGAATAAAGTTTTTGGAATTTAACTGAATTTGAACATCCTTAGATCTGTCAAAACTGAGCAAAATGATCTCCGGCATTTATAAATCATTCAAATTTGCCATCTGATTTAAGGTATCACTTCCTATAATGATAATAAGTTGAATGTTTATTAAGGACTGAAACTCCTTCCTTCTACTTTCCTTCTCTCTAACAAGAATCTTATTTTGTCGGAAACTAAAAGcattaaaatcaaatatttctGATAACACTGGCCACCTAAAACCTATACAATCCTAGACTACATCTGATGTTGAAAAATTGTAAGGATTACCTTGCTCTTGTCTTCCACCACCTTGGTCAGCCAGTCGGTCAGCTAGCtcttcctgaagctgctgctgttgtctggGAGGCAGCCTCCACAATGCCTGACCCATCTTAATGGCAGCACAGTGCACACAATGAATTTAGATGATGagatacaatatatatacaaataataatacaaaatgctTTATTACTACCAAGTCTGACCATCATGGTAATCCGTGGTAGTAATTAGTGCTTTAACTTGTTCTCCTTTATATCTCACAGCATTGTACTGCTCGTGATGAAAGGGAATGCTATGAGGCAAATTCTGGTTCAGCAGTACTGTAGTTGTCATGGTTTATAAGCAGCTGTCTATGATATTTACATGCTTGTGCATGTAAAATACTTTACTACCCAGAATAAACTGTTAAAGATTTCCCATAAGAAAACATCTCCTCAGTGTATCTAAGAGTTAGTAATATGACATGAACACAAGTAATAAGATCACATTATACAAGAATGCACAGGATACTAGTAGCTATGATCTTTCATTACAAGCAACCTGACTGCAAATCTATCACAGAGGGTGAAACGTCAGTTCATAAAAGAAGTACCACTGTATCTGAAAACTATCACAAATAAGTCTTGTATATCAACATGTGTGTAATCATATTATGTGCCTAATGTGCTATAAACAACACAGACTAACCACCGGGACGAAAATAAAGGAATTGTTTTGCATCATATTGTTCACATTGCAATAGTGAACTCACCAATCACCACAGGCTTCATACAAACTTTGCCTGCTAATTAGGTTATTGTGCTTAAGATGAGACTCACTAAGACATTAATGAAATGAAGATGTTACAAAACTCGGGTTACATCTTGCTCAATAATGTCCACCACAATCCTCTTATATTTACCTGAACGATTTTCAGTAGTCAAGAAGTCAATGGAATCAAGTAGACTTGACTTCGAATGAGAAGACAGGCTTATTGATTCAGTATTATGAAGTCTATTTTCCTATCCCAGTGTTTGCGGTTATATGACAGACAGAACTAAAATGGGACTTTGTTCGACATTTAATACAGACAACTGAAATAATACTTGTATACAACCTACCCCTGCTGATACAATAGTGACAGCATCTTCTTACAGCATGGTCAGGGCTTTAAAATCATCTTCGCAGGTTAaatccacgtgtgtgtgtatgtccagTCAACGCAATAGAATCAACAGAAACCTGCGGTAACTCTCTGGTTGTTACTCTCAGGCCGACTATTGTCAAGTGTGTTTCATAAACAAGTTCATCACACTGTCACATTACACTGTTGGAACTTCCAGCCAGCAAGGTAGTGTGATCTGTAGTCCCGCCTTCCCTGAAATACTGTTGGTCGCACACAACACGACAGCGTTCAAAATGGTCCTTCGCTGGTTGAATTGGTTTTCACTCACGCTTAGTTAGCTGTCTGCGCTAGTTGACTTGAGGAAGTCAGGCGACCCAcactctgctgctgtgctgcgCTTTAAACGACACAATGTATGTTTCTGTCACTATCATGTTTGCATGCATGGTAGGACGATACAGCAACCTACCTGAGTACAGTGGTTCCTGTGACACCCAGACCTGCACACAAGGACGGCAGGAAATGTGATTCCCTGCTACCAGGCGTGCTCAGGTGTCATTTCACTGAGCCTAGTCCACATAAAGATAGAGCAGTTATTGCTTTTCTCCATACTGTACTACAGTGCTGCTTAATTatcacatgttgttgttgttttctctttttctttttcttcttctgatgtTTATTGGCGGTTGGCAAACAACTTATcggtgcattaccgccaccaTCTGGAAAGGCGTGTGAGTCAGAATGGATATTTACCTAAATTCTGTCTGAAGTGACTTTTTAAGTGTGCTGTCTCTGTCGATGGTATTGTGAACAGACTAAAAATACATGCTCCACTGTTTCCTGCTGATAACAATTGTTGCATGTGCCTGTGTCAGACCTGTATGACCActtattcttcttctgcagctgctgctgctcctgctcagtTCTTGAGGGAATGTACTATAGAATATTTTAATCAATTTACATTgccaaaataatgataataggTTTTGATCTCTCTTTGAGACACAACCTTAATAACACAACCTTATGGTCCATCTTGTTTATTATGTAGGGGGTTAAATGCAGGATGTATTGTATTCTGTACTGTGTCTCGCCTATTACATGTAAAGTTGGATCTAAACACTTTAACAGCTTCCTGACAATCATCCTCAAGAAACACAATGTCATGGTCTGTCTTCCACGTCTGTGCAATGCTTGTGACATCACCTGGGCTGACAGAGTAGAGCATTGCATAAAAAGCGGAAATAAAATGGGTAATACCTTTTCGATCAATAAGGAACCTCTCTACAACATTATACATATCTATAACTGGGGTAGCTAGGCTCCTAGAATTAACTTAATAGCTAATAaaccaaaagtgaaaccaaaaaaTGGTTCTTTAGCGATATGGTATTGTGACTGTAGCTGTTGGAAAATCATAAGTGTGTCATCAAGCTACCATTCTCAAATCACTCGTGCCCCATTGTGTTGGCACACATCAAAAATATTGGGAAGGAGACCTGGAGGGCACTCCTGGCTCCTAGTGATAGGGGTCAGAAATGAGGCGTTACCTCCTCTACCCTGATGTTTACCGGGATTGATGTTTACCTGCCACACTGTGACCGTGTTGTATATAATTGGATTGTTCTTCATATTTCTAGATGATTTTTCTATCACTCATGACCAAGCTCCATTTTGAGGAAGGTGGAGAGGACCACGAGGCTAGGCAGGGCTAAGATTCCAGGGCCCTGTACTATGAAACCGGATttcagggcggctgtggctgaggggtagagtggtcgtcctccaacctgaaggtcggcagttggATCCCCAGTGTGACCCaactgcatgccgaagtgtctttgggcaagatgctgaaccctgaattgcccctcatagaataacaaagtgaatagatgcactgtatgaatgtgtgtgtgaatgggtgaatgtaaaaactgtactgtaaagcgattcgagtggtcatcaagactagaaaagcgctatataaatacaaaaccatgtACCATTTGTGCTTATTGGGGTAACTTAACTTTGCACAAACGGGTATTCCGATCCAGttccggccctggcaatgttggaaccctaggcgagatttcaaattggcgccccccaacatacacacgcaaaaagtcatgcatccacaataacttttggactgtatacagatgcacacacaggcagacaaaattgtaagctataaaaaacaataaaaatatataacaaaaaatataaagagtctgaaatcagctgtactgatagcatatcatgtcatatcgacaaaaataaacattaatgatgtccacaattggggtgattcttacctttatattgttctttcttctcctcctctactttgcggtgctttctgaattgtgcacctgatatttttatctttttttgattcatctttgactctaaccgcagtctgtcaccgcagcatgtctgttcacacagggagcccatccaTTTTAGATGCTGGCTTGCCTGTCCACGGAGCAAAGAAAggtgacatcagcaaatgtccctactaagctgccaaaatgagtaggcttttatacttctctttgtatgcatcatgctgctatgaggaactgttgtgaggttgttgttgtcaaggtttgtttttctctttttgtgcatccagCGGCGTCGAGTGGAACGGCATATGCCAGTCAACTCGCCATGGCCGACCTCCGACACCCAACGGGACAGGTTCTGTTTGCGACTTggattgctgctctggctggattCGTTGCATGGTATCTAATGTGATCCCGTCTCCAgcctgtcattttgctgctgagagagggagagagagagagggagagggaggagaaacattgaagAAAGGCGAATAAGGAAATTGAgaccatttcatagtttaataaaaacattcttTAGGGGTCCAAGCTAATTCAATATTGCACTTAAAAACTGTAACTGGCTATACAACTGACAATGGTGCACCTATGTacaatacactgttacacaagtacagttctttcagttttttaaaatccattctcacattttGTAATTCATACTTGGCCTTCAGAGAGTTGGTACATGTGCACAAGTGATAGGAATccgaagctgtttttcaagacatagcacacctacactctgacaagtgcatgttttattaaaactatttcagataattgaatgtctactgatgcatgtttaaatgatttaattctttgctttgggtttttaagcCATATTATGATAATgtgtaaacagagaagtttgagaaggacattttcttcttctaatattaATAGTTTATCTATATTCTTCTAATAGACCTGTAGTTTATCTACTTGGCGGTTACTTATGTTCGAGGTAGgtcttttaacatctcatttgttttgaatacacaagTATCCACCATCGCTACAACTGGGTACCCATCATCCATATGACTTTGACGTAAGTTTTCTGCTGAtagtacaaaataataataatacaaaattaattacactgcatgtgtaattaattttaattttcaccCTGACACAGTATGCTTGTTGCACACAGAGTGACAAAGGAGATGTGTTGATAGAAACATTTAAACCAGGATGCTGTGCTCTCAACGCATACTGCATGTGACTATGCAGTATTCTTTCATTAGCAAAGCTCATTCAGGACAACAGctggagtgcagctgtttggtcaCAGCCATGGAAACCTAAGTAATGATACTGATGTGTTATGCATTCTCGTTTCtcaggttcctgctgcagaaagatggCAATATAGTTTGTTGGGCATGGACTGCCTGATATACCCCTGTAGTGTCcatgtttaattaattttcatgccagtgttttttttaaaaatgctaaaagtgtttttggaaatacagaagGGACACATACTTGAATTTCAGGGACGCAGGTTGATAAAAATGTAGTGTTACGTGGGGAGGACtgatttgtgttggttttgaattctcttgcattttcattaaccccagttcttatatccctttgtgtgtctaactgAACAGAGCTTTATTAGTAACTGAAGAGATAGAGTAACCTTCATGGTATGAGAGGGAAAATCCAGTAGTATGTCCTGCTGCTAGCGGTGAAATGaaactcccttttttttttctgttcatcctgaaataaagtggattcactTGATCTGACGTTTTCgatcacatctttataaaacacctcattagcttcacactacaaaccctgtgggggggggaaatgttttttgagagaggattccagattcattcactagactggcactcagtagagctcaacagagccgtacaggttcatctctgatccatgcagcttccttctaccaagttttgtggttattggtccagtagtttattacatgttgactgacaaatcagaggtgaaaacataacctccttagcagaggtaatacaacctccacacatttatcaaggaaatgtcaccaacaatattaataattaagatttaagatacatttatttatcccacacacatgcacagacatgcacaggcacactcatgcaaggggaaattcaacctctgct
The sequence above is a segment of the Limanda limanda chromosome 2, fLimLim1.1, whole genome shotgun sequence genome. Coding sequences within it:
- the fbxo8 gene encoding F-box only protein 8 encodes the protein MGQALWRLPPRQQQQLQEELADRLADQGGGRQEQGEDGGPQRRAPPHCYGPDIYHLLRTCRGAHEQRGFRDLEMLPPELGVTILSYLNATDLCLAGCVWQGLGKDEYLWQGLCKSTWGHCSIYNRRLPGGYSYRRLYLQLDEGSLTFNANPEEGISYFMSKGILRDHPTELAKFIFYTRRLNWKMLRVYLDERRDVLDELVTLHNFSNQFLPNALRDFFRHIHAPEERGEYLETLITKFSHRFCTCNPVLIRELGLSPDAVYVLCYSLILLSIDLTSPHVKNKMSKREFIRNTRRAAHNVSDDFVGHLYDNIYLIGHVAA